TCCTATAAATCCTTATGAAGGAGATTCAAATTCTTTCGACATTGATTAAACACTGTATTTATAATAGTGTCCTGGACAAAATCTAATTTTCAATAGAGCATCTGCATTAGACGTAATCTGAAAGCATAGTATATGGGCCTGTAAATAGGCGTTTAGTGACAGAACTGACTTTCTAAACAGCCTTATTTCATACTGGAGAAACAATAACTAATGAAGTCCCTAGAGAGCTTGACCAACAGAAGAGATATTTCAAGAACAAAATGCGTAGCAACAACTGATATGTGTGTGCACCTGCCTTGTGTAACGTGGAACAATGTCGCCATCTACTGGGGAAACTAATGCACCCATCAATTGCCAGTGATTCTTACTAGATTTTTTGCTTTCAAAGggacattatttaattaatctgTGTTGATGAATAAAGCAAatcaaatgaaataagttataatAAGTTATtggataataaaatatatatatatataaaaaaaaaaaaaaattaaaaacgcTTGAAAAGTACATAATATCAAGATGTAAACTGAAATCATTTCCCCCCTCACATTTTAATaactattgtttttatttatgaaCATGCAGTTAAATGAcagtttgtgtttaaaaaaaaaaaatgaaaacaagcaGCTTTGACAGGGCCTGTATTTTGAAGATTGATAAAAGTTTCAACAGGAAGTCACTTTATTGCCGTCAAAACCAAAGAGTTTAAACAACTTCGTACTTTTCATTTGTCGGTTAATAGGTATCTTTTTAATCGTATTTTTAAATGGATCTGCCCTGTCCAGAGTGGGTTCGGCATGTCGAGCAGAAATGGACGGAAATGAGATCTGAGAGCTTCAGCCTTCTGACAGATATAGATGCGATATTCAACCACGGGCTGTCATTAATAGGGTCAGTGtatgttgcactgtggagctgaTTATAAATTCGCTTAAATTATGTTAGATAATAGGGTAAATACTAACCTGCCTTTGTAGGTTATTGCTGctctatttttatttcagacATTCGAATTATATTGttaacaatttacaaatgtaaatatcaGCTGTATGTTTcagtatacaaataaatattctaCATAACGTTACCTTTTGTCATCTGTCCATATTTCAGCCCAGAAGATCTTGACACTTTCTCCAGAATCTCTGAGAAGTACTCTGTGAAAAAGTCTCCTGAGAGGGCATCTGAGTTTAGACAGCAAGGTAACCTCAGCTTCAAAGTGAAGGATTACACAGCCGCAGCTCTCTATTACTCCAAGGTAAGGAAAAGAGGCGATCATTTAGACCTGCTTCGTATAGTAACGGTATACTTCAAtaaatgtaatgtgtgtgtgtgtgtgtgtgtgtgtgtgtgtgatttttttttttttttttttttttaagtttatttactTTGTGTTTGGTTTTTTAAAGTGGTACATTTTTGCTATAACATTATatttgatatacagtatataatttttttaacatttggtAAACTGCATATTATCAGTAAggaattgtattatttatttttaaaagtgtgagTTAGTTATGTTGATTTTCATTGCAGTAGCAAACAGATCAGTACATGGACAAGGCATCAAATATGTAGGCCTGTTATACAGTGgatacggaaagtattcagacccccttaaatttttcactctttgttatattgcagccatttgctaaaatcatttaagttttttttttttttcccctcattaatgtacacatagcaccccatattgacagaaaaacacagaattgttgacatttttgcagatttattaaaaaagaaaaactgaaatataacatggtcctaagtattcagaccctttgctgtgacactcatatatttaactcaggtgctgtccatttcttctgatcatccttgagatggttctcggcaacttcatttgagtccagctgtgtttgattatactgattggactgattaggaaagccacacacctgtctatataagaccttacagctcacagtgcatgtcagagcaaatgagaatcatgaggtcaaaggaactgcctgaagagctcagagacaaaattttggcaaggcacagatctggccaaggttacaaaaaaatttctgctgcacttaaggttcctaagtgcatagtggcctccataatccttaaatggaagacgttcgggacgaccagaacccttcctagagctggccgtccggccaaactgagctattgggggagaagagccttggtgagagaggtaaaaaAGAACCCAAAGATCCCTGTGGCTGAgatccagagatgcagtcgggagatgggagaaagttgtagaaagtcaaccatcactgcagccctccaccagtcggggctttatggcagagtggcccgatggaagcctctcctcagtgcaagacacatgaaagcccgcatggagtttgctaaaaaaacacctgaaggactcctagatggtgagaaataagattctctggtctgatgagaccaagatagaactttttggccttaattctaagcggtatgtgtggagaaaaccaggcactgctcatcacctgtccaatacagtcccaacagtgaagcatggtggtggcagcatcatgctgtgggtgtgtttttcagctgcagggacaggacgactggttgcaatcgagggaaaaatgaatgcggccaagtacagggatatcatggacgaaaaccttctccagagtgctcaggacctcagactgggccgaaggtttaccttccaacaagacaatgaccctaagcacacagctaaaataacgaaggagtggcttcacaacaactccgtgactgttcttgaatggcccagccagagccctgacttaaacccaattgagcatctctggagagacctaaaaatggctgtccaccaacgtttaccatccaacctgacagaactggagaggatctgcaaggaggaatggcagaggatccccaaatccaggtgtgaaaaacttgttgcatctttcccaaaaagactcatggctgtattagatgaaaagggtgcttctactaaatactgagcaaagggtctgaatacttaggaccatgtgatatttcagtttttcttttttaataaatctgcaaaaaatgtcgacaattctgtgtttttctgtcaatatggggtgctgtgtgtacattaatgaggaaaaaaaatgaacttaaatgattttagcaactggctgcaatataacaaagagtgaaaaatgtaagggggtctgaatactttccatacccactgtaaatgtgaAAGTGCTCATTCTGAAATCTAAATTGATGCTTCTTTGTAAGATATGTATAAGAAACATGGGGGAACAGAATCTGTTATTGTAGCTTATAAGTTGTTCATACTGTCCTGTATGAGGATGGAACTTAACCACCAGTATCAGGCTGATAAATATTAGAACCTCCTAGTATAAGAAACATGGGGCAACACAATCCAATGGTGAACAATCCATTTTTTAGAatctattaaagggttagttcgaccaaaaatgtaattactgtcattaattactcaccatcatgtcgttccaaacccgtaagaccttcattcaccAGACCTTCTGACCTCCCTAGACTGCAACGTTATTACcattttcaaggtccagaaaggtagtaaagtcattgttaaaatagtccatgtgactacagtggttcaatcataatgttatgaagtgacaagaatactttttgtgtgcaaaacaaaacaaaaatagcaactttattcaacaatttcttctcttccctgtcaatCTCCTACGCTGTTGACATAGTAAACACAatgcagcacttccaggttctgtGTCAGAACGTGGCTCATTATTGAACGGAggattggaacgacatgagagtaattaagtgagtaattaatgacagaaatttcatttttgggtgaactaaccctttaagatggaGGTACTAGGACATATTGTGAATAAAGTTAATCACTGTGATTCAGAAATCTTTTTATGATGGTTTGAGCTCAGTGATGTGTTGGATTTCAAATGGCAGGTTGTACTGAGAGCATGATATATTTTCATTCTCTCTGATGTTTCAGGGTGTTTGCCATGCTGACAAGAATACAGAAGAGCTATCCTTGTGCTATGCTAACCGTTCTGCAGCCCTCTTTTATCATGGCCTCTACAGAGTAAGTGTCTGTCTTATGCTTTTCGAAACAtgattgattttgttttggaagcATTCAAATAAGAACACGCCGAATTGTTTAGTGCAACAAAAATCTGTATGAGTTTaagtgattattattattttttttttttccaggaaaGTCTTGAGGATATTCAACATTCTTTTGAGGCTGGTTACCCAAGCCACCTGCAAGACAAACTGAGAACTAGAGAGGCCGCATGCCTGAATAAACTTAGAAAACCTGAAAAATCAAACACACCAACCACAAATCATCAAACACCCCCATGCCAGAAAAACAGAAACTCTACTACTTGTGTTTCACATGGTGTGTCTGTTTATTTCAGTCCAGAGAAAGCTCGCCACATATTAGCCACAGAAAACAAACCAGCTGGTGAGGTGGTGCTGGAGGACAAGGCTTTCTGTTATGTACTTATACCAAGTAACAAACTCAATACAAAGACCAAAAAGGAAGGCAAGGCCTTTGATACTGAAGACCGACACTGTCACCACTGCTTGAGCCAATCATTGAGCTTTGTGCCTTGTCCAAACTGTAGTTATGCTCAATACTGTGGAGAGAGCTGTCGAAAAGATGCTTGGGAGCGCTGGCACCAATGGGAGTGCCCAATTGGAGCAGATCTGTTGGCCATTGGGATTTTGGGACATCTTGCACTAAGAGTGGCCCTGAAAGCAGGACAAAATGAGGTCCAAAGGGTGAAGAAAAGCTCACAAGAAGACCATGTGACTTGTAGCTCTTATAAAAGTGATCCACCAGTCCAGTTGAGTCTTGGGGGTCACTGTAGAGAAGGTTCAGACCACACTGACTGTTATCATGGCAACTCGTACATGGGCATCTACAGCCTTTTACCACATGTTGCACAACACTCACCCGGCTCACGCTTCTTATTGGCGATCACCATGGCAACGCTTTATAGGAGGCTGCAAGGCGGACCCCCACCGGACATGTGGGTGTCTTGCAAGGATGAAGGAGTTAGTGGAATCTGGCAGCCTGAGATGAGCATGCTGGGAGCCACAGCTCTGAGACACATGATGCAGCTCAGGTGTAACGCTCAAGCAGTCACTGCTGTTAGGGTCAAAGGTTCGACAGAACTCTCATGCTTAAACACAAACTGCAAGTTAATACATTTGATTCATGCATTTTAAAGAGTGTTGATCATTTTTCTTACAGAAGAAAGTGGTATGGCTGTTCAATCCAGTAGTGAAATCCGAATTGCCACAGCAATTTTTCCTGTTCTCAGCCTGCTTAACCACTCCTGCAGTCCAAACACAAGCATCTCCTTTACTGGAGGCTTTCAGACTGACCCGCTCAGTCAGTTCGGTTGTTCTGAAGGTCACATTCACCATCCCGAGAGCTCTCACTGTGGTGTGACGGTCACTGTACGTGCTTCAAAAGATCTTACGGCAGGACAGGAGATTCTGCACTGTTATGGTAAAACCTGTTAATTCAGTTTTAGTTTGGTtggtttaattattttttttttaaatgtcctaattttttttcacaggccCACACTGTAACAGAATGGAGGTGAAGGAGCGTCAGCGCCTCCTGCTGGAGCAGTACTTTTTCCACTGTAACTGTCAAGCCTGTCAAAGTGACCTATCAGAAGGAAGCCAGAACGCAAAAGAAAATGCATCACCAGGGCTGAAGTGTGTGAAATGTGAAAAACCTCTTCAGGTAAGCATTTGCAGAAAAGCACAACTGATCCTTTACATGGTTCACAGTGTGAATCTcagtgcttgaaatggagaaaAAATGCAAGGCATATGCAAATCATTATCACATTTGAAATTTCTAcaatagaaaaaataaataaataaatacttggAGATATTGCTGGTACaacatgcatttatttactAAATTAACCATTTGCCAAACAACTGATTTGAtactattgtgtgtgtgtgtgtgcttgtgcaGTCCTGGTATTCCCTACGTTATGGGGAACAAATGTCCccacaactatagtaatatagaaattttgaccttgtggggattttttttttttttggtctccCTGAGCAAACAAGCTTATAAATGATACAGAATGATCTTTTCTGAAAATCTAAAATagcagttttctgtgatggataGATTGAGGGGTTaggttagtgtagggggatagaatgtacaatttgtacagtataaaaactattacgtctatggaatgtccccatagaacatggaaacccaacgtGTGTATGTGACAGTCACCCAGTTAAATGCATATGCTGTACGTTTCAGTCCCGCATGGATAGGTACATGTGCTCTTTGCCATCCTGTGGTCATCAGATCACCAGTGCCGATGTACAGAACAGACTTCAGGGTTTACAGTGTCTTTTGGATGAAGCCATTCATCTCATGGAGGATGACAGATTAGGTACTGCCTCAATATGAATCACGAACCGATTTGTATATGTGTTAGATATtcataaatatacataaaatatatccaTGTCTTACAGACAAAGCCCTAAAGATCCTAAAATCAGCCTCTTCTCAGGCAAACAGCATCTTAACCGAGACTCACCCTCTCCAAGGAGAGCTAGCAGATGCGACAGCTCGTGCGTATGCCACCACAGGTGAGAACAACAGCCTGAAATGTCACATGTGCcttacactctcagaaaaatttgcaaaaattgtaactttaggggtacaacagcttgtcactAGGATAGTTCTTCTTACAGGGACATCTGAGTACCTTATTTACTTCTAAGTAGTAGTATTTTTAAGGGCAGGTTCACACAGAGTGCATTTTTGCACTTAAAAACACAtgctgggcaaaaaaaaaaaaaaaacgagatcctttttttttttttaaagtttaacttCTTTTAAGTTGAGCACCATGTTTTTGGAATGCTGTGTCATGCATGAGACGCTGCAAAAGATGTGCAGCGGTCAAACACGTCCATCTAGTACATGTTTACATAGGAAAAACGTGGAAAATTAGCACAGTTACATGCAAAACACAACtctaaggtactaatatgtgCCTTGTAGGAGTGAATAAGGTACAAAGTGTCCAGTGTCAAGCTGTTGTACAATTTTCTTTCCTAAGATTGTAAGAtatttaaacattgtatagCAGTTCTACATTGCCTTTTAACTAATGAAGTAAGTAACATCTAAATTTATACAAGTGTAGAGTGTTGTATGATATTATAATTCTTTTACTGACAGGTAAATGGAGTCTGGCTGCATCCCATTTAGAGCGCAGCATTGTTGCGATTCAAGCCCAATTCGGAGAGGACAGCATTGAGCTGGGAAGACAGCTTTTTAAATCAGCACAGCTGCATTTTAATGCGTAAGAGCTGAACTTGTCAAACTCAATCCGATGAGACTTCTTGTACTTTTGTTTATGATCAAAAACAGTTCTTCTCCTCTTTGTTTTGACAGCGGAGACTGTGGTGCAGCTCTCTCTGTGATTCCCAGGGCCCATAGGCTCCTCTCTCTCCACTGTGACCCTTGCTGTGAAGAACTACAGGAACTACATGAAATGGAAAGCTGTCTACAAGGACTGCTGTGAAATAACGATTAAAACTgaatgatattttcaaacaacatGTGATGCTTTTGAAGCTTTTTTATATATGTGCAGTAGTATTAAAAGTCATGAATTAACATGCAATGTGCTACTTTATTGGAGTTCTTGGTGTCCCAGGTCAAAATAATATAATTCTCAGCTATTATTCCTTTCttctttataaagaaaatgtaatatttaatgagaaaaaataaattttatgtgtaaaattgtataataatgtttattaaatatatttttaatatatttaatacattaaacattttaaattatattaaaataactaaaatgtacatatttaaatgcagaaaactataaatgtaaatatatacaatTAAATTGAAATATGGATTTGGCCCATTGAAAATGTTGGCAGGGAAAGTAGAAATCTGTATTCTGTCATTAATCTGCTATAATCTAATTTATTTAAGTCCcttaccttaaagggatagttcacccaaaaatgaaaattctctcattatttactcacgttgttccaaacctgtattcatttctttcttgtgttgaacataaaagaagatattttggagAATGTCGGTGACCAAACAGTTTCTGGTCCCCATTCACTGGGGACCAACAACTGTTTATTTAACAACATTCAAATCTCTTCctttatgttcagcagaagaaagaaccTAATGCAAGTTtagaacaactttttttttaattatttttggatgaactatccctttaagtttgagCAACTGTAGTAGTAGTGTGCAAACACCTCTAGATGGCAGTCTTTAACAATGAGGAAATAGAACAATCCTTATGAGACGTACAGTGTGTCAATACTTAGTCAAAACCCCTAATTCATCTCTTTTTAGGGAATGGTTGTACTCCATATTCCATTTTAGCATTATTAAAGGCTTCTTGTAATTCATGCTGTACCATTGCATCATAGTATCCCTCAAGAAACACCGAACAGAAAAAGTAGAATCTTGTGCTCTTGCATATTCAATGTTCTTCAGTATAAAACACCTGGCTGTATATTTAAGAACAATGGTTGTGAATGAGATATTAGGCAAACATTAGATAAGTCTTTGCCCACCTCTGCTCATCTGTACTTTGGTTTAATAATCCAGTAAAGGCTATTGACGCCATTGACATTTTACGTTGCTAACGGGCTCTCACACAACTATAGTATAACCCAGGGGATACTAGGAATTAAACCTTTTTCTCTATACTTCCCCTTCAAAACAACTGTTAAAGGGGAATCCAAGCCAGGAGATTTAGCAGTTTCATCACTCTTACAGCCACCAGCCTGTGTGAGGTTTTTGGATATGCTGTTTAGAAACGTGTTATTCCAGTGGTTGGTTTGAGCCTCTGGTCAAGGTTCTTGCGTCGGTAAATCTGTTTAACAGTCAGGGGATAATGTGATTATATATCTCAGGAGAGCAGGAACTATGTGTGTGTGACCTCATGTTGACATTCAGGGCCGTTCAGACTCACAACAGGCAGATAATCAGCATGGCTGGATATGTGACCTCCATGTTAGAAATAACTTTTTATGCTTAAGGGCGtgatcatgatatttttatggAAGGGATTAACATTTAATACCTTGGGAGATTAATCATAAGCTTCAATTGCTTATCTGAAGTAGCTTATCAATACAGCAAATAAGAATCAAATACTGCCATGTGCAGTGCTGTGAtgcatacagtcaaaccaaaatgtattcagacacatttcattcattattacagttcatcactatagtttaaaaaaaatggtaataaaacatgacaagttctcagagttaaactgtgtcagaaaaaaaaaaaaaaaaaaatcctaattttatcagataacacttaaaggattagttcactttcaaataaaattttcctgataatttactcacccccatgttatccaagatgtccatgtccttctttcatcagtcgaaaagaaattaaggtttttgatgaaaacattccaggattattctccttataatggacttcaatggcctccaaacggttgaaggtcaaaattacagtttcagtgcagcttcaaagggctttaaacaataccagatgaggaataagggtcttatctagtgaaacgatcggtcattttcggaaaaaaaaatgtaaatgtatatgctttatataaacaaatgatggccttccaagtgcttccgccaaaaccgcatttccgtattcttcaaaaatctTATGCTGTATATCCTATGCCTTCTCTATTgtacttacagaaaaaatggaactggtgcTGCGTTtgttctgtaagttgaatagggaaggtgtaggacatacagcgtaagctttttgaagctttttgACTTGGAAGGccatcatttgtttatataaagcatatacatttacatttttttcgaaaatggccgatcgtttcactagataagacccttattcctcgtctggaatcctttaaagcactttgaagctgcactgaaactgtaattttgaccttcaaccgtttggaggccattgaagtcaactataaggagaataatcctggaatattttcatcaaaaaccttaatttcttttcgactgaagaaagaaagacatgcatATCtcggatgacataggggtgagtaaattagcaggaaaattttatttgaaagtgaactaatcctttaagcaaaacatggtcaggttaAAGTGTCATAATAaattttggtcccaaatttttatctttatttttataccAGTAAATTTTACTGGTAACCCAcggtatgaagaatttttaggtataatatgtcacagtttactttattttgctatcctcacatAAATGAAGTATAGTGTCTTGCACCCACTAGTATAATTGAAATTATTCACccactgaataattaaaaaaatagcaaaacagtttgaaaaaaaatcgttaaatttcgagaaaaaagtcgagataaaattttgagaataaactcgttaaattatgagaaaaaaatcgttaaattttgagaaaaaagttgagataaactgttgagaataaactcgttaaattacgagaaaaaaactcgttaaatttcgagaaaaaagtcgagataaaatgttgagaataaattcattaaattatgaaaaaaagtcattaaattacgagaacaaattcgttaaattatgagaaaaatgtcgttaaattacgagaaaaaaagttgttaaattacgaaaacaaatttgttaaattacgaatttgttctcataatttaacaacttttttctcgtaatttaatgactttattctcataatttaataactttattctcaacattttatttcgacttttttctcgaaatttaacgacatttttctcgtaatttaacaactttaatctcgagatggttttaattttttattattgcttggccctaatcctcttccgtactctTCCGTAAAAAACTTTCAAGTTCagtaaatttcttaaaaatatcagataatttcagttcaagtttttaaatagtaaattgtgaaaatataattgtaattagtcaaaaaattataatattaatagaaaaaagttttGACCTtgcaaaatatgtttaaaaataattattaaatagtgttttttgtACAGGAATGTTGGTCTAAGATGAGCGCCACCCTTTGTTTACATCATTCTGcaccattaaaggtgccctcgaatgaaaaattgaatttatcttggcattgttaaataacaagagttcagtacatggaaatgacatacagtgagtctcaaactccattgtttcctcctttttatataaatctcatttgtttaaaagacctccgaagaacaggcgaatctcaatataacaccgactgttacgtaacagtcggggtgtacgcccccaatatttgcatatgccagcccacgtttccaacattataaaaggcattagacaagggcagccagtattaacgtctggatctgcacaaccaaatcatcagactaggtaagcaagcaagaacaatagcgaaaaatggcagatggagcaataataactgacatgatccatgataacatgatatttttagtgatatttgtaaactgtctttctaaatgtttcgttagcatgttgctaatgtactgttaaatgtggttaaagttaccatcggttattactgtattcacggagacaagagagccgtcgttattttcatttttaaacacttgcagtctgtataatgcataaacacaacttcattctttataaatctctccaacagagtagcattagccgttagccacggagcactatcaaactcattcaaaatcagaagtaaacaatataacagtatacaatactcacataatccgacacatgcatgccgcatgcatgacgaacactttgtaaagatccattttgagggttatattagctgtgtaaactttgttaaggcactgttcaaggcaagcgcgagctctgtgggcgtggaccatgggatttaaaggggGCGCAGCATAAAATTGGCGCGTTCATaataatgccccaaaataggc
This genomic stretch from Megalobrama amblycephala isolate DHTTF-2021 linkage group LG2, ASM1881202v1, whole genome shotgun sequence harbors:
- the smyd4 gene encoding SET and MYND domain-containing protein 4 produces the protein MDLPCPEWVRHVEQKWTEMRSESFSLLTDIDAIFNHGLSLIGPEDLDTFSRISEKYSVKKSPERASEFRQQGNLSFKVKDYTAAALYYSKGVCHADKNTEELSLCYANRSAALFYHGLYRESLEDIQHSFEAGYPSHLQDKLRTREAACLNKLRKPEKSNTPTTNHQTPPCQKNRNSTTCVSHGVSVYFSPEKARHILATENKPAGEVVLEDKAFCYVLIPSNKLNTKTKKEGKAFDTEDRHCHHCLSQSLSFVPCPNCSYAQYCGESCRKDAWERWHQWECPIGADLLAIGILGHLALRVALKAGQNEVQRVKKSSQEDHVTCSSYKSDPPVQLSLGGHCREGSDHTDCYHGNSYMGIYSLLPHVAQHSPGSRFLLAITMATLYRRLQGGPPPDMWVSCKDEGVSGIWQPEMSMLGATALRHMMQLRCNAQAVTAVRVKEESGMAVQSSSEIRIATAIFPVLSLLNHSCSPNTSISFTGGFQTDPLSQFGCSEGHIHHPESSHCGVTVTVRASKDLTAGQEILHCYGPHCNRMEVKERQRLLLEQYFFHCNCQACQSDLSEGSQNAKENASPGLKCVKCEKPLQSRMDRYMCSLPSCGHQITSADVQNRLQGLQCLLDEAIHLMEDDRLDKALKILKSASSQANSILTETHPLQGELADATARAYATTGKWSLAASHLERSIVAIQAQFGEDSIELGRQLFKSAQLHFNAGDCGAALSVIPRAHRLLSLHCDPCCEELQELHEMESCLQGLL